The following is a genomic window from Nicotiana tabacum cultivar K326 chromosome 3, ASM71507v2, whole genome shotgun sequence.
TAATTCATTAAGCAAAAACAGGACGACGCTagcaaatcacatcaaacgaaaGAGATCCGTACAATTAAGTTTTCCAATCTCTATGGAAATAACGTCACTCCATAAAACAATCCTCCCACTCTGCACCACAAGCAAGCTTCATACCATTTTATCCAACATGCAACCCGAACTGAGGTACGATCGAATCTCGCAAGCTCTTGAACTCCGCTTGCACCACCCAtaccaaataattacaaatacaATAGATTTCCAGATTACCTCTTGTAAACATATTAGCAGCAAATATGAGAGCTGGTATGCGGATAGTAGCAAGAGTGTTTAAAATAAGCAATCTTTCTTTAAATCGATGTTACCATTTGGAGAATAAGAACACATAACCCAACAAGGAATTCTAAGCTTCTacttaagaaaaaaaaatgcttttcagTGAAGCCGAAGAAGAGCTCCTCTAAAACAAATGTAGAGATACCACCTGGTTGCCATTAGTTTTTGGAGAATTAGAGAATGCAACCTAAAATAGAACCTTAATGTTCTATGGCAGAAAGATTCAAAATAATTTCTAAGTTCTTCATAAAGTAAAAGCAAGTAACATATCCatgattctttttgttttttagaTTACTAAAGCTAATTACTCATCCTATTTTTACTTGTTTATCATTATTAAATTTCAAGTATATAGGACTTGTGACTAGTAAGAGTTTATAATCTTGATGCTTTAGACAATTTTTAACAACCATAGTGGGGAGAAAGATTGTTCTTCAAAATTATCCAATGTAAAATCCTTGTGCAGGCATCTCAATTCCTACTGTATCCTTTAAAATTTGACCTAGAAATCTCACCTAGTCCTGTTCTGTTAAACTAGCACTTTTGTTACCCAAGAAAATCACAAATGAATAATATCCAGTTAGAGAAAGACATAAAATTGGGGTGGGAGGGGGGGGGTGGGttagtccaaaaaataaaatgaaatagatcACAGAAAGCTTCTTCGTACCAAGACCAGCAAGAGGCTCATCCAATATTAATAAATCTGGTGTTTGAACCTGTGTAAAGACAAAAATACATTAACAgacagatgatcatcccagaTATCAACAATATTTTGTTACAAATAGGTATATGCATGTTCATAAAAATGCACTTAAAACAGCAGGCAAGCATTCTTGTTTTTCATAGTTGAGAAATCCTTACTAACTGAATAGCAAGGGCAAGCCGACGTTTGTAGCCACCACTTAATGAATGGGGATCCTTATCCAAAGATATTCCTGTTAAACCAACCTAGAAGTTGTCAACCACATAAACACCTGTCATAATTTGCTGAAATGCAGGCAAACTTTTCTCCTTTGGAAGACAGaattaaacaaaaatttaaaTCGCACTAAAGGAATATGTACCGAGGTAATGGCCTTTTGAAGTCTCAAAGCAAGAATCTCTCTTAATTGAAGGCCACCCTTTTGTCTTGGCCACCCAAATGTAACTTCATCAAGAACAGTATCAGCAACAAAGTATCTGTAAGACGGTGAAACAGACACAATCAAGTTGAATAAACTGCTATTGGAACCAAAAAGAACTGTTTAAACTTTATGTACATACCTAACCATGCAATACTCACTTTAGCAATATGCATGTAAATAGACAAATCTACATACTTATGTACATAATACCAGAATTGAAGAGTAACGTAGTAGTGCTTAGATAATTGCATTGCTAACTGGAGGGGTTTTGTTGTCTTCTCAATAAAAATAGCAAACGAAAATGCATTATTTTAATATGAACGTAGTCATGAAAATCGCATTGTATCACAAAGAACATCCTGACAGTGCATGAAACACCACCAACCAAAAAATGAGTACCTCTCAGGAAACTGGAAAACAATGCCAACTCTTTCTGGTTGTAAGAGTTCAGGAGACTTAATCTTTTCACCATCATCACTATATCGCTGCACATATATGGAACCTGATGTTGGTTTGCTTAACCCTGCAAGCAGCTGCATGGAGAAGGTCAAAGATAAAAAGCAGCCTGAACAAAGTACCTTTCGGTGGTTGGACAAGAAGAAAGCTAAAATGAATTTGAATAGAAAAGACAAAATCAAAAGGAAGACCTGCAATAAAGTAGTTTTCCCACTGCCACTCCGTCCAAATATCAAGCCAAAACTACAAAAGATCTATGTCAAATCCTCTCATCCACACAGAGCCTCTTTAAAATGCATATCAGTATTTCATACCCTAGTTGATCTCCAGTGACACTGTTCCTTAGACCACTTCATATGTTTTTTACATATCTTACTGAACAGCTAAAACATTTGAAAATCTTATGAAATGCTGGATTTCTGATATCATGTGTGCTTCCATCCAATCAAGAAATAGACGAAATAATATCTTGTTAGCTCTAAACCAGGATCAGCTTACAAGATGACAAAGCACATTTGCAACAGTAACGGAATGTAGTGCATTTGAAGTATAGCAACACAGACTGTACCTTTTCTCAGGGATGGAAAGATTGACTTGACTCAATAGGTTGATCTTGGTCCCTGGAGGCCGATAAGACACATCCCTTATCTCCACAAACCcataaaaaaagagaagggtcGAACATCTATTATTAGCACCTCCATAATACATCCGCAATATGTTAACTAATCTCTGGACAACCAAAATAGatcaattaaaaaaagaaaaatgaattcaAGTTCGGCATGCTTTATCCCTTGTTAATTAAGATGGCACTAGAGTTATTTGGAATACCGTGTTTCTAATACTTATAAACCCCTAGGAGTCTACAAACAACTACTACTATTacgcctcaatcccaaacaagttCGGATTGGTTATATCAATCGTCACTGACCATGTTTCTCCGTTTAAAATTATCTCAGGCCGATAttatacaaaattaaaataaaaagtgaaaattACACCACTAGGAGTATAAGATGCTTAAgaagaaatatcaataaaaaaatCATTGGGAATTCAATAAAAAGTTGTTGAATGACTTGTTGGTTTAAATGGTGTATACGCTAGAGAATAAGGTCCACCCACCTAAGTAACatactccctccggttcacaataagtgtccaatttgctttttcattttggttcaaaataagtgttcaGTTATGTAATAaagaaagaattcaatttgtttttacaaaataacCCCTATAtacatatccctaaaaagttttcttactcctcacattaaatgtttaattaggggtagtttagtcatagtaggtatttttgtatacaatttagtattttcttaatgggcgtACTAAAAGCAAATTAGACTCTTATTGTGAACAGGAGGGAGTAACATTTTTCGCCGCCAACacataaaagaaaaggaagcctGCTATACATCTAAATCCCAAAT
Proteins encoded in this region:
- the LOC107767247 gene encoding ABC transporter I family member 11, chloroplastic-like isoform X1, which encodes MESIPLPSSSSSCLLISSSYSISGRPSSTNFYPHRRLRKGQALSVSCDYSCFERLVNILRMYYGGANNRCSTLLFFYGFVEIRDVSYRPPGTKINLLSQVNLSIPEKSFGLIFGRSGSGKTTLLQLLAGLSKPTSGSIYVQRYSDDGEKIKSPELLQPERVGIVFQFPERYFVADTVLDEVTFGWPRQKGGLQLREILALRLQKAITSVGLTGISLDKDPHSLSGGYKRRLALAIQLVQTPDLLILDEPLAGLDWKARADVAKLLKHLKKELTLLVVSHDLKELASLVDQSWRMEMGGVLKREPLPI
- the LOC107767247 gene encoding ABC transporter I family member 11, chloroplastic-like isoform X2; this encodes MESIPLPSSSSSCLLISSSYSISGRPSSTNFYPHRRLRKGQALSVSCDYSCFEIRDVSYRPPGTKINLLSQVNLSIPEKSFGLIFGRSGSGKTTLLQLLAGLSKPTSGSIYVQRYSDDGEKIKSPELLQPERVGIVFQFPERYFVADTVLDEVTFGWPRQKGGLQLREILALRLQKAITSVGLTGISLDKDPHSLSGGYKRRLALAIQLVQTPDLLILDEPLAGLDWKARADVAKLLKHLKKELTLLVVSHDLKELASLVDQSWRMEMGGVLKREPLPI